The nucleotide window ttgtccctattaaatatcataattttaaaaataaaaaatcactttattcCTAAATTGGAAAATGAACCAAAAGCTAGAGTACTAACTGAATATTTCCTAGTGGACACACTTACATGAGGATTACATGTCTAAAAAGAATGTTTTCCACCTTAACATCTCACTTgtagtaacatttttttatcacataccTGAATTTCTTTTGTCCTCTGTGTtagagaaaatagtttttttttttcttttctagaaCAACAAATATGACTTCcatagagcaacaacttaatcTTGTGGTGGTCGCACAACCAATTAATGCTATTAAGGATGCTGATATCCTCGAAAGACTTTGGAAAGACTTCGAAGACCAACTATGGGTAAGTGAATCTGATTAATATTCCCTTCAAATATCTTCTAATATTCCAtattcattagttttatttttcacaataaCCAAGAATTTTCACATCATGGTCTCTTTCTATAGTCCTTCAATTTCAACCTAGTAAGTTTTTAAcaacttaattatttatacttaaTAGAAAGCCAAGACGATAGCATCAGAACGTCTACGACTTGGTGGAGATTCATCAGTTGCACCTACATTCCCAATGCCAGAGACAAACGCATCAGATAACGCTGATGAAACCTCTAGAAAAGTAAATCTCtggtttttcaaattttcataagTCTTTTTGGATTTTAAGATTTCATTGCATTTATCGTTAGGATTAATTTTTGGTTTGAGAGTGTCTCTTTTTTGCCTTAAAATCATATCAGTGTGATTTATATGATGATGTTGCTCACATGCAGACTCTacgcaaaaggggaagaaagaCAACTTCCAAGGTTCTCTTCCAagtgccttttccttttcaacCTCCTGAATTTTGTTTGAAGGAAAACATCAACCTGGACATAGTAAGTcactatctaattttttttattttctttttatgtttgtttacatcttatatgaattataaatgtgcaattaatgatttatatgatataataaatttgttactgAAGCATAAGTTGACAATTTGCAACAGGTATTATTAAATCGGTTCAAGAATGAATCAAGTTGGGGGAACCACGTTCCCAAATTTTCTGTAgaagaaagattaaaaaattgggTCATCGAAAAAAGGGAACGCATGCAAAGCAAGGACAAAGAAAAACCTGACGCTAAAATGCAAGATTATGTAAGACTggattttcaataattttagtagttaataaaaaaatcaataattttaagtatAAGATAAGATTGAAACTAAAATATACATGCATGctaattttaagaagaaaatacaTATACCTACAAGAAAtgaagttaatatatatatatatatatatatatatatatatatatatatatatatatatatatatatatatatatatatatatatatatatatatatatatataagcttaTATtgaccactaatatatatacaaCGATCATTTGTGCAGTACTATATTCATTCAGCATCGCAGAAGACATTACGGTCTCATCAAGAGGTCATTGAGTTTTTGCTCGACGTAGAAATTCCTCGAAAAGGTGGTAGCAAGAAAGCAAAGGTTGTCGGGGCTGTAGATAATCAGGTacgtattttttaatattcaaaacATGAAGcattgtatataatatatatacacatggTCTACATAACAATGatatatagagagaaaaaatgggAGATATAGATAATAGTTGACGATGTTGCACTTTACAGGTCTCAGGTTCGGCATCCCATGAATCAAGCAGAAGGAAAGAAATGTCATTCACTTCCCAAATAGTGAATAAGATGAAGAGTAGTGATGAAAAAGGGTCTAATGAATTGGATAATAAGGTGATGAGTGATGAATTGAAGAATAAGATGAAAGATTTAGAGAAGGAGATTATGCCGTGGGATAATGATGAAATGGGGCTATATAAGATGGTTGACattaatgaaattgaaaatgaactGATGATTCAAGAAATGTTGAACCAGCCGGGAGAATTGTTGTTTAATTTGTGATATCATTGATGCCCCAAGCATGTGTGTTTGCACGCATGTGCATGCtgttgagagagaaaaagagaggttAGTCATATCTAGAGTTGTACCATGTCTTGTATTTTGggattattagtttttattttttttaatgaaatccaATTTGTTCAGTttgaaggaaattttgaaattaattaaatccatTTTGATTTCCTTCTA belongs to Glycine soja cultivar W05 chromosome 5, ASM419377v2, whole genome shotgun sequence and includes:
- the LOC114411465 gene encoding uncharacterized protein LOC114411465 translates to MTSIEQQLNLVVVAQPINAIKDADILERLWKDFEDQLWKAKTIASERLRLGGDSSVAPTFPMPETNASDNADETSRKTLRKRGRKTTSKVLFQVPFPFQPPEFCLKENINLDIVLLNRFKNESSWGNHVPKFSVEERLKNWVIEKRERMQSKDKEKPDAKMQDYYYIHSASQKTLRSHQEVIEFLLDVEIPRKGGSKKAKVVGAVDNQVSGSASHESSRRKEMSFTSQIVNKMKSSDEKGSNELDNKVMSDELKNKMKDLEKEIMPWDNDEMGLYKMVDINEIENELMIQEMLNQPGELLFNL